A section of the Ciceribacter thiooxidans genome encodes:
- the ligD gene encoding DNA ligase D, protein MSLQTYRKKRNFDGSPEPRGGERAASGKSFVIQKHAARRLHYDFRLEMDGVLKSWAVTRGPSLVPGEKRLAVHVEDHPIEYGGFEGSIPKGHYGAGNVIIWDRGTWHPLGDVHKAYRKGHLEFELDGEKLSGRWHLVRMAANGEKRENWLLIKGEDDAARQESDPDILEEQPFSVVSGRDVDDAGDPPGKPARAQGKRKTGQAAAKTVADPTAVRGARKTPMPDFVDPELATLVKAAPKGKQWLHEVKFDGYRLQARIEAGKVRLLTRSGLDWTDRFGRALVAELKALPVKSAILDGEVVVEGQAGASSFSQLQADLSEGRSDRFLLYLFDLLYFDGVDLRGAKLPDRKSLLRQVLPPDARTLRYSEDFAESGEMVLRHACRLSLEGIISKRADAPYRSGRGRDWVKSKCSARQELVIGGYVPSSVTQGAIGSLVMGHYDDKGHLSHAGRVGTGYSAAVAKQLYRTLKPLQQEESPFADRLSATERRDVVFVRPELVAEIEFRGWTADAHLRHASFRGLREDKAAREVVQETTAKDAKDTPPKRSVALTHADRIYWPEAGVTKAGLADYYLEVWPLMAPFIVHRPLALLRCPEGISGSCFFQKHAWRGMRKEIRQVDDPKESGDEHYVAIEDLDGLLGLVQGGVLEIHPWGSTLDAWEKPDMVNMDLDPGPDVSWERVIEAACEVRERFGDIGLTGFVKTSGGKGLHVVAPLKPKTEWPEVKAAMKAVAEAMAADSPESYVATVSKAKRKGKILIDYLRNGRGATAVAPYSTRAREGAAVSMPLAWEELTPAIGPAHFTVNNATARLSQLSADPWKDFRAAEAVLKPVKPARRR, encoded by the coding sequence GTGTCCCTGCAGACCTATCGCAAGAAACGGAATTTCGACGGGTCTCCCGAACCGCGTGGAGGCGAGCGCGCTGCTTCCGGCAAGAGCTTCGTGATCCAGAAACATGCCGCTCGGCGCCTGCATTACGATTTCCGGCTGGAAATGGACGGTGTGCTCAAGAGTTGGGCGGTAACGCGCGGCCCGAGCCTCGTGCCGGGGGAGAAAAGGCTCGCCGTTCACGTCGAGGACCATCCGATCGAATATGGCGGCTTCGAAGGCAGCATCCCGAAGGGGCATTACGGCGCCGGTAACGTCATCATCTGGGATCGCGGGACATGGCATCCGCTCGGAGACGTGCACAAGGCCTATCGCAAGGGGCATCTCGAATTCGAACTCGACGGAGAGAAGCTCAGCGGACGATGGCACCTCGTCCGCATGGCCGCCAACGGCGAAAAGCGCGAGAACTGGTTGCTCATCAAGGGTGAGGACGACGCTGCGCGCCAGGAAAGCGACCCGGACATTCTCGAGGAACAGCCGTTTTCGGTCGTCTCCGGCCGCGACGTCGACGATGCCGGAGACCCGCCCGGGAAACCGGCGAGGGCACAGGGCAAGCGAAAGACCGGGCAGGCAGCCGCGAAAACCGTGGCCGACCCAACGGCGGTCAGGGGGGCGCGGAAGACCCCCATGCCCGACTTCGTCGATCCGGAACTTGCGACCCTCGTCAAGGCAGCACCGAAGGGCAAGCAGTGGCTTCATGAGGTGAAGTTCGACGGCTACCGGCTGCAGGCGCGGATCGAAGCCGGCAAGGTGCGACTGCTGACACGCAGCGGCCTCGACTGGACCGACCGCTTCGGACGGGCTCTCGTCGCCGAGCTCAAGGCGCTTCCCGTGAAAAGCGCGATCCTCGACGGGGAGGTGGTGGTCGAAGGCCAGGCCGGCGCAAGCAGCTTCTCCCAACTGCAGGCCGATCTGAGCGAAGGGCGCTCCGATCGCTTTCTGCTCTATCTCTTCGACCTCCTCTATTTCGATGGCGTCGACCTCCGAGGTGCCAAGCTCCCCGACCGCAAGTCGCTCCTCCGGCAGGTACTTCCTCCCGATGCCAGGACCTTGCGCTACAGCGAGGACTTCGCCGAGAGCGGCGAGATGGTGCTGCGTCATGCCTGCCGGCTCAGCTTGGAAGGCATCATCTCGAAACGAGCGGACGCGCCCTATCGATCGGGACGCGGGCGCGATTGGGTCAAATCGAAGTGCTCGGCGCGTCAAGAACTGGTGATCGGCGGCTACGTCCCCTCTTCCGTCACCCAAGGGGCGATCGGATCACTGGTCATGGGGCACTACGACGACAAGGGCCACCTCTCCCACGCGGGCCGTGTCGGCACAGGCTACAGCGCCGCGGTCGCCAAGCAGCTTTACCGTACCCTGAAACCGCTTCAACAAGAGGAGTCGCCCTTTGCCGACCGTCTTTCGGCGACGGAACGCCGCGACGTCGTCTTCGTGCGGCCGGAGCTCGTCGCGGAAATTGAGTTCCGCGGCTGGACGGCGGATGCCCATCTGCGGCATGCTTCCTTCCGCGGTCTGCGGGAAGACAAGGCGGCGCGCGAGGTGGTGCAGGAAACGACAGCCAAGGACGCGAAAGACACGCCGCCGAAGCGCAGCGTGGCACTCACCCATGCCGACCGCATCTACTGGCCGGAGGCCGGCGTCACCAAGGCCGGGCTTGCCGACTACTATCTCGAAGTCTGGCCGCTGATGGCGCCTTTCATCGTCCATCGTCCGCTGGCGCTCCTGCGATGCCCGGAAGGCATCTCCGGCTCCTGCTTCTTCCAGAAACATGCGTGGCGAGGGATGCGCAAGGAGATCAGGCAGGTCGATGATCCGAAGGAAAGCGGCGACGAGCACTACGTCGCCATCGAGGATCTCGACGGACTGCTGGGGCTCGTGCAGGGCGGAGTTCTGGAAATCCACCCCTGGGGATCGACGCTCGACGCGTGGGAAAAGCCGGACATGGTGAACATGGATCTCGATCCGGGTCCGGACGTTTCCTGGGAGCGCGTGATCGAAGCGGCATGCGAGGTGCGCGAACGCTTCGGCGACATCGGTCTCACCGGCTTCGTCAAGACGTCGGGCGGCAAGGGCCTGCATGTCGTCGCACCGCTGAAACCGAAGACCGAGTGGCCCGAGGTGAAGGCCGCCATGAAGGCGGTCGCCGAGGCGATGGCGGCGGATTCGCCGGAGAGCTATGTCGCGACCGTTTCGAAGGCGAAGCGCAAGGGCAAGATCCTGATCGACTACCTGCGCAACGGTCGCGGTGCCACGGCCGTTGCGCCCTATTCCACGCGTGCGAGAGAAGGTGCGGCCGTGTCCATGCCGCTCGCCTGGGAGGAACTGACGCCGGCGATCGGCCCGGCCCACTTCACCGTCAACAACGCAACGGCGCGCCTGTCGCAGCTTTCCGCTGATCCGTGGAAGGATTTCCGTGCCGCCGAGGCCGTGCTCAAGCCGGTAAAGCCGGCGCGCCGGCGCTAG
- a CDS encoding Ku protein → MAQQRAFWKGYLKLSLVTCRVTMTPAVTASAKLHFRTVDRRTGHRVVSEYVDAENGKPVEEEEDQLKGFPREEGEYVLFEDEELDDVALESTRTIDIEQFVPASSIGWIWYDKPHYLAPADEVSEEAFSVIREAMAKTGTAGISRLVLYRREHPVLLLPRGKGMIVWTLRFGDEVRDEQDLFAAADKVKPSTKALSMMRKVIAERTDKWSPEMVTDPVEARLHDIINARRKGKKKASKPPKSEPPPESNVIDIMSALRKSLSSERRSPRR, encoded by the coding sequence ATGGCCCAGCAACGCGCCTTCTGGAAAGGCTATCTGAAGCTTTCGCTCGTCACCTGCCGGGTGACGATGACGCCCGCGGTCACCGCCTCTGCCAAGCTGCATTTCCGTACCGTCGACCGTCGCACCGGGCACCGCGTCGTCAGCGAATATGTCGACGCGGAGAACGGCAAACCCGTGGAGGAGGAGGAGGACCAGTTGAAGGGCTTTCCGCGGGAGGAGGGCGAATATGTCCTCTTCGAGGACGAGGAACTCGATGACGTCGCTCTCGAGAGTACGCGCACCATCGACATCGAACAGTTCGTCCCGGCCTCCTCCATCGGCTGGATTTGGTACGACAAGCCGCACTACCTCGCACCCGCCGACGAGGTGAGCGAGGAAGCATTCTCGGTCATCCGCGAAGCAATGGCAAAGACCGGCACGGCCGGCATTTCACGCCTCGTCCTGTACCGGCGCGAGCATCCCGTCCTTCTGCTTCCGCGGGGCAAGGGCATGATCGTCTGGACGCTGCGCTTCGGTGACGAGGTGCGTGATGAGCAGGACCTGTTTGCCGCTGCGGACAAGGTGAAGCCGTCGACGAAAGCCCTGTCGATGATGCGTAAGGTCATCGCCGAACGCACGGATAAATGGAGCCCCGAAATGGTGACCGACCCGGTGGAGGCACGTCTGCACGACATCATCAATGCGCGCCGGAAGGGAAAGAAGAAGGCATCGAAACCGCCGAAGAGCGAGCCGCCGCCGGAGAGCAACGTCATCGACATCATGAGCGCCCTGCGCAAGAGCCTTTCGTCCGAGCGCCGCTCCCCACGCCGCTGA
- a CDS encoding Ku protein produces MTLHGAASEGERISFHIINRDTGHRVRRRYVDSETGRPVEDEDIVKGYETPDGDCVILEPEEIKAAVPKSDKRLEMQTFIACDDVDTTFFERPYFVAPADSHAAEAYALIREAMEEKKVAGLARTVLFRRVRTLLLRPHEEGIIATTLNFDYEVRDGTEIFDEISEIRVSGEMLDLARHIIETKMGQFDPSEFEDRYEQAVAELVKAKLAGRKPKKPRKIETGKVTDLMEALRRSAGAGAGAKRGKTKATGREAGQRRKAG; encoded by the coding sequence GTGACGCTTCATGGCGCGGCATCGGAAGGTGAACGTATATCCTTTCACATCATCAATCGCGATACGGGTCATCGGGTGCGCAGACGTTACGTCGACAGCGAAACCGGCAGGCCGGTCGAGGACGAGGACATCGTCAAGGGCTACGAAACACCGGACGGAGACTGCGTGATCCTCGAACCGGAGGAGATCAAGGCCGCGGTGCCGAAGAGCGACAAACGGCTGGAAATGCAGACATTCATCGCCTGCGACGACGTCGACACGACCTTTTTCGAAAGGCCGTATTTCGTGGCGCCGGCCGACAGTCACGCCGCGGAAGCCTATGCGCTCATCCGCGAAGCCATGGAGGAGAAGAAGGTGGCCGGCCTTGCCCGGACGGTCCTCTTCAGGCGCGTAAGGACGCTGCTCCTTCGCCCGCATGAGGAGGGCATCATCGCGACCACTCTCAATTTCGACTATGAGGTTCGCGACGGCACCGAAATATTCGACGAAATTTCCGAGATCCGTGTTTCGGGAGAGATGCTCGACCTCGCCCGCCACATCATCGAGACGAAGATGGGGCAGTTCGACCCCTCCGAGTTCGAGGACCGTTACGAACAGGCGGTCGCTGAACTCGTCAAGGCGAAGCTCGCCGGACGCAAGCCGAAGAAACCGCGGAAGATCGAGACGGGTAAGGTCACCGACCTGATGGAGGCTTTGCGGCGCAGTGCAGGCGCCGGTGCGGGCGCGAAACGCGGCAAGACGAAAGCGACCGGACGCGAGGCCGGGCAGCGCAGAAAGGCAGGCTGA